In Aegilops tauschii subsp. strangulata cultivar AL8/78 chromosome 3, Aet v6.0, whole genome shotgun sequence, one genomic interval encodes:
- the LOC109764690 gene encoding anthocyanidin 5,3-O-glucosyltransferase, whose product MGSTVVLYTWMVRGHLHPMTQLANHLAGHGVPVTVVVADVPSTGDSPQTIARLSASYPAVSFHLLPPATTRSEDAADPNADPFITLIADIRATNAALLAFLRSLPSVKALITDFFCAYGLDAAAELGVPAYVFFTLCVSALATFLHIPVMRSAVSFGEMGRSLLHFPGVHPIPASDLPEVLLDRDNRQYSTTLGLFKQLPRAKGILSNTFEWLEPRAVKAIKEGIPRPGESLPKLFCVGPLVGEERGSNADHDCLVWLDKQPAGSVVFVCFGSASSVPAEQLNEIAVGLEKSDHAFLWAVRAPVAPDADSTKRFEGRGEAAVDALLPDGFLDRTRGRGMVLSSWAPQVEVLRHPATGAFVTHCGWNSTLEAVMAGVPMLCWPMYAEQRMNKVFVVEEMKLGVAMNGYDEAMVKAEEVEAKVRLVMESEQGNEIRQRMTKAREIAANALEIGGSSVAAIVDLLDNLKISTND is encoded by the coding sequence ATGGGAAGCACCGTCGTGCTGTACACATGGATGGTGAGGGGTCACCTCCACCCCATGACGCAGCTCGCGAATCACCTCGCCGGGCATGGCGTTCCCGTCACCGTCGTCGTCGCCGATGTTCCGTCCACAGGTGACTCCCCACAAACCATTGCCCGCCTCTCTGCCTCCTACCCTGCTGTATCCTTCCACCTGCTCCCGCCGGCAACAACTCGCTCTGAGGACGCGGCCGATCCCAACGCCGACCCTTTCATCACCCTCATCGCCGACATCCGCGCCACCAACGCTGCTCTCCTCGCCTTTCTGAGATCTCTCCCGTCTGTGAAGGCTCTCATCACCGACTTTTTCTGCGCGTACGGGCTTGACGCAGCCGCGGAGCTCGGCGTCCCAGCCTACGTGTTCTTCACCCTTTGCGTGTCGGCTCTTGCCACCTTCCTGCATATCCCCGTCATGCGCTCCGCCGTCTCCTTCGGGGAGATGGGTCGCTCCTTGCTGCACTTCCCTGGAGTTCACCCAATTCCGGCGTCCGACTTGCCGGAGGTCCTGCTCGATCGTGACAACAGGCAGTACAGTACCACTCTTGGTCTCTTCAAGCAGCTTCCCAGAGCGAAGGGCATTTTGTCGAACACGTTCGAGTGGCTGGAGCCCCGCGCCGTGAAGGCGATAAAGGAGGGAATTCCCCGCCCCGGCGAGTCACTGCCGAAACTGTTCTGCGTCGGTCCATTGGTCGGCGAGGAGAGAGGGAGCAACGCGGATCACGACTGCCTAGTGTGGCTGGACAAGCAGCCGGCGGGGAGCGTGGTCTTCGTCTGCTTCGGGAGCGCGAGCTCGGTGCCGGCGGAGCAGCTAAATGAGATAGCCGTGGGGCTGGAGAAGAGCGATCACGCGTTCCTCTGGGCCGTGCGCGCGCCTGTCGCGCCGGATGCCGACTCGACGAAGCGGTTCGAGGGGCGGGGTGAGGCGGCGGTGGATGCGCTGCTGCCGGATGGATTCTTGGACAGAACACGGGGGCGCGGAATGGTGCTGTCGTCCTGGGCGCCGCAGGTGGAGGTGCTCCGGCACCCGGCGACTGGAGCGTTTGTGACGCACTGCGGGTGGAACTCCACGCTGGAGGCGGTCATGGCGGGGGTGCCGATGCTGTGCTGGCCGATGTACGCGGAGCAGAGGATGAACAAGGTGTTCGTCGTGGAGGAGATGAAACTTGGGGTGGCCATGAACGGCTACGACGAGGCGATGGTGAAAGCGGAGGAGGTAGAGGCCAAGGTGAGACTGGTCATGGAGTCCGAGCAAGGGAACGAGATCAGGCAGAGGATGACGAAGGCGCGAGAGATTGCTGCCAATGCACTGGAGATCGGTGGATCCTCGGTGGCAGCAATCGTTGACTTGCTGGATAATCTGAAGATTTCGACAAACGACTGA